A single Pagrus major chromosome 19, Pma_NU_1.0 DNA region contains:
- the tmem14ca gene encoding transmembrane protein 14C isoform X1, giving the protein MFLYLLLPQLVFCNSSVLQQPGSPFGFFAPVSNMSVDWVGYGYAALIASGGAIGYVKAGSVPSLAAGLLFGGLAGFGAYQISNDPKNIWVSLATSGALTGVMGKRFYGSRKFMPAGLMAGASLLMVGKLSMALLQKPQES; this is encoded by the exons ATGTTTCTGTATCTTCTGTTGCCTCAGCTAGTTTTCTGTAacagctctgtgctgcagcagccagGCAGCCCTTTTGGTTTTTTTGCACCT GTGTCCAACATGTCTGTGGATTGGGTCGGGTATGGATACGCAGCCCTCATCGCATCCGGGGGAGCCATCGGCTATGTGAAAGCAG GCAGTGTCCCCTCGCTCGCTGCTGGTCTTCTCTTCGGCGGCCTCGCAGGTTTTGGCGCCTACCAGATCTCCAACGACCCCAAAAATATTTGGGTGTCCCTCG CTACATCAGGAGCACTGACCGGCGTCATGGGAAAGAGGTTCTACGGATCCAGGAAGTTCATGCCAGCTGGCTTGATGGCTGGAGCAAG TCTCCTGATGGTGGGAAAGCTCAGCATGGCATTGCTCCAGAAACCCCAGGAGTCTTAA
- the mak gene encoding serine/threonine-protein kinase MAK isoform X2: MMNRYTTLKQLGDGTYGSVLMGRSNESGEFVAIKRMKRKFYSWEECMNLREVKSLKKLNHANVVKLKEVIRENDHLYFVFEYMKENLYQLMKDRKKLFPESAIRNISFQILQGLSFIHKHGFFHRDMKPENLLCMGPELVKIADFGLAREIRSKPPYTDYVSTRWYRAPEVLLRSSTYSSPIDLWAVGCIMAELYTLRPLFPGNSEVDEIFKICQVLGTVKKTDWPEGYQLASAMNFRFPQCVPTHLKTLIPNASNEAIALMRDLLQWDPKKRPTAVQALRYPYFQVGQILGPRPQSQEVKKVQTRPQAQKQSSEPKIDPQQSSSESKASTSSSRNQQQQHQHQHQHQPLQQIPLPQTESKPGGHSHAKATSLGGENTVGGGGGGMGALKSGRRRWGQTVAKTTDSWEESDPSETAASNSKKPSLGNAEEERSPKEHRPQPKEQKPLYSFSTVTKLPNNVKIGQMDSNLPGSAARQHYLSQSRYLPGLISKNPTSSGDKEMSGMTLRDLWENSSNTVNKPLAPIGGGLSVTRANAGNFVSTKYNLSSAYMPSFQKKEVGSVGQRIQLAPLAGQHTNYEGWKRRADRTQMKGSSYSALGKTSGNLLTRPPAAQPVHGRVDWTSKYSGNR, from the exons ATGATGAATCGTTACACCACCCTGAAGCAGCTGGGTGATGGCACCTATGGCAGTGTGCTTATGGGGAGAAGCAACGAATCTGGAGAGTTTGTGGCTATAAAGAG AATGAAGAGGAAGTTTTATTCATGGGAAGAATGTATGAACCTAAGAGAGGTGAAG TCACTGAAGAAGCTGAACCATGCGAATGTGGTGAAGCTGAAGGAAGTAATCAGGGAGAACGATCACCTCTACTTTGTCTTTGAGTATATGAAGGAGAACCTCTACCAACTTATGAAGGACAG AAAAAAGTTGTTCCCTGAATCAGCTATACGAAACATAAGCTTTCAGATTTTACAAGGCCTATCATTTATTCACAAACATG GTTTCTTTCATCGAGACATGAAGCCAGAGAATCTCCTGTGCATGGGCCCAGAACTGGTCAAAATAGCAGATTTTGGACTGGCCAGAGAGATCCGCTCCAAACCTCCCTACACGGACTACGTATCAACTAGATG GTACCGAGCTCCAGAGGTCCTGCTCAGGTCGTCTACCTACAGCTCTCCTATTGACTTGTGGGCCGTGGGCTGCATCATGGCAGAACTTTACACTCTCAGACCTCTTTTCCCTGGGAACAGTGAGGTGGACGAGATCTTTAAGATCTGTCAAGTCCTGGGCACTGTCAAAAAG ACGGATTGGCCAGAGGGTTACCAACTGGCTTCTGCCATGAACTTCCGCTTCCCCCAGTGTGTGCCGACCCATCTGAAGACCCTCATCCCTAATGCCAGCAACGAAGCAATCGCCCTGATGAGGGACCTGCTGCAGTGGGACCCGAAGAAAAGACCGACTGCTGTACAG GCCCTACGTTACCCGTACTTCCAGGTAGGCCAGATCTTAGGGCCTCGACCTCAGAGCCAGGAGGTGAAGAAGGTCCAGACCAGGCCTCAGGCCCAGAAGCAGTCCTCAGAGCCCAAAATTGATCCCCAGCAGTCTTCCTCTGAGTCCAAAgcctccacatcctcctccagaaaccagcagcagcagcatcagcatcagcatcagcatcagcctCTTCAGCAGATCCCCCTTCCTCAAACTGAGAGTAAACCAGGAGGCCACAGCCATGCA AAGGCAACATCGCTAGGTGGTGAGAACacagttggtggtggtggtggtgggatgGGGGCACTGAAGAGTGGCCGTCGTCGCTGGGGCCAGACGGTGGCCAAGACCACAGACAGCTGGGAGGAATCTGACCCTTCAGAAACCGCCGCATCCAACTCCAAGAAACCCAGCCTGGGGaacgcagaggaggagaggagcccgAAGGAGCACCGCCCACA GCCCAAGGAGCAGAAACCCCTGTACTCCTTCAGCACAGTTACCAAGTTACCCAACAATGTTAAAATTGGCCAAATGGACTCCAATCTCCCAGGATCTGCTGCACGGCAACACTATCTGAGCCAATCACGATACTTACCAG GGCTGATCAGCAAGAATCCAACTTCTTCTGGAGATAAAGAGATGAGTGGTATGACGCTGCGCGACCTGTGGGAGAACTCCTCCAATACTGTAAACAAACCACTAGCTCCTATTGGAGGCGGATTATCTGTCACCAGAGCCAACGCAG GGAACTTTGTAAGCACCAAATACAACCTCTCCAGCGCTTACATGCCCTCATTCCAAAAGAAAGAGGTGGGCTCGGTGGGACAGAGAATCCAGCTCGCTCCTCTGGCTGGCCAGCACACAA ATTACGAGGGCTGGAAGAGGAGGGCAGACAGGACTCAGATGAAGGGGAGCAGCTACTCAGCCCTGGGGAAAACCTCTGGGAATCTCCTGACCAGACCTCCTGCCGCACAGCCAGTCCACGGCAGGGTGGACTGGACATCCAAATATAGTGGAAATCGGTAG
- the mak gene encoding serine/threonine-protein kinase MAK isoform X3 — MKPENLLCMGPELVKIADFGLAREIRSKPPYTDYVSTRWYRAPEVLLRSSTYSSPIDLWAVGCIMAELYTLRPLFPGNSEVDEIFKICQVLGTVKKTDWPEGYQLASAMNFRFPQCVPTHLKTLIPNASNEAIALMRDLLQWDPKKRPTAVQALRYPYFQVGQILGPRPQSQEVKKVQTRPQAQKQSSEPKIDPQQSSSESKASTSSSRNQQQQHQHQHQHQPLQQIPLPQTESKPGGHSHAKATSLGGENTVGGGGGGMGALKSGRRRWGQTVAKTTDSWEESDPSETAASNSKKPSLGNAEEERSPKEHRPQPKEQKPLYSFSTVTKLPNNVKIGQMDSNLPGSAARQHYLSQSRYLPGLISKNPTSSGDKEMSGMTLRDLWENSSNTVNKPLAPIGGGLSVTRANAGNFVSTKYNLSSAYMPSFQKKEVGSVGQRIQLAPLAGQHTTNLSSPDNKKDKSKSAKAKSVSSSSLSEANEDYEGWKRRADRTQMKGSSYSALGKTSGNLLTRPPAAQPVHGRVDWTSKYSGNR; from the exons ATGAAGCCAGAGAATCTCCTGTGCATGGGCCCAGAACTGGTCAAAATAGCAGATTTTGGACTGGCCAGAGAGATCCGCTCCAAACCTCCCTACACGGACTACGTATCAACTAGATG GTACCGAGCTCCAGAGGTCCTGCTCAGGTCGTCTACCTACAGCTCTCCTATTGACTTGTGGGCCGTGGGCTGCATCATGGCAGAACTTTACACTCTCAGACCTCTTTTCCCTGGGAACAGTGAGGTGGACGAGATCTTTAAGATCTGTCAAGTCCTGGGCACTGTCAAAAAG ACGGATTGGCCAGAGGGTTACCAACTGGCTTCTGCCATGAACTTCCGCTTCCCCCAGTGTGTGCCGACCCATCTGAAGACCCTCATCCCTAATGCCAGCAACGAAGCAATCGCCCTGATGAGGGACCTGCTGCAGTGGGACCCGAAGAAAAGACCGACTGCTGTACAG GCCCTACGTTACCCGTACTTCCAGGTAGGCCAGATCTTAGGGCCTCGACCTCAGAGCCAGGAGGTGAAGAAGGTCCAGACCAGGCCTCAGGCCCAGAAGCAGTCCTCAGAGCCCAAAATTGATCCCCAGCAGTCTTCCTCTGAGTCCAAAgcctccacatcctcctccagaaaccagcagcagcagcatcagcatcagcatcagcatcagcctCTTCAGCAGATCCCCCTTCCTCAAACTGAGAGTAAACCAGGAGGCCACAGCCATGCA AAGGCAACATCGCTAGGTGGTGAGAACacagttggtggtggtggtggtgggatgGGGGCACTGAAGAGTGGCCGTCGTCGCTGGGGCCAGACGGTGGCCAAGACCACAGACAGCTGGGAGGAATCTGACCCTTCAGAAACCGCCGCATCCAACTCCAAGAAACCCAGCCTGGGGaacgcagaggaggagaggagcccgAAGGAGCACCGCCCACA GCCCAAGGAGCAGAAACCCCTGTACTCCTTCAGCACAGTTACCAAGTTACCCAACAATGTTAAAATTGGCCAAATGGACTCCAATCTCCCAGGATCTGCTGCACGGCAACACTATCTGAGCCAATCACGATACTTACCAG GGCTGATCAGCAAGAATCCAACTTCTTCTGGAGATAAAGAGATGAGTGGTATGACGCTGCGCGACCTGTGGGAGAACTCCTCCAATACTGTAAACAAACCACTAGCTCCTATTGGAGGCGGATTATCTGTCACCAGAGCCAACGCAG GGAACTTTGTAAGCACCAAATACAACCTCTCCAGCGCTTACATGCCCTCATTCCAAAAGAAAGAGGTGGGCTCGGTGGGACAGAGAATCCAGCTCGCTCCTCTGGCTGGCCAGCACACAA CTAATCTTTCTTCTCCtgataataaaaaagacaaatcaaaatCTGCAAAGGCCAAGTCCGTATCCAGCTCATCTTTGAGTGAAGCTAATGAAG ATTACGAGGGCTGGAAGAGGAGGGCAGACAGGACTCAGATGAAGGGGAGCAGCTACTCAGCCCTGGGGAAAACCTCTGGGAATCTCCTGACCAGACCTCCTGCCGCACAGCCAGTCCACGGCAGGGTGGACTGGACATCCAAATATAGTGGAAATCGGTAG
- the tmem14ca gene encoding transmembrane protein 14C isoform X2, translated as MSVDWVGYGYAALIASGGAIGYVKAGSVPSLAAGLLFGGLAGFGAYQISNDPKNIWVSLATSGALTGVMGKRFYGSRKFMPAGLMAGASLLMVGKLSMALLQKPQES; from the exons ATGTCTGTGGATTGGGTCGGGTATGGATACGCAGCCCTCATCGCATCCGGGGGAGCCATCGGCTATGTGAAAGCAG GCAGTGTCCCCTCGCTCGCTGCTGGTCTTCTCTTCGGCGGCCTCGCAGGTTTTGGCGCCTACCAGATCTCCAACGACCCCAAAAATATTTGGGTGTCCCTCG CTACATCAGGAGCACTGACCGGCGTCATGGGAAAGAGGTTCTACGGATCCAGGAAGTTCATGCCAGCTGGCTTGATGGCTGGAGCAAG TCTCCTGATGGTGGGAAAGCTCAGCATGGCATTGCTCCAGAAACCCCAGGAGTCTTAA
- the mak gene encoding serine/threonine-protein kinase MAK isoform X1, giving the protein MMNRYTTLKQLGDGTYGSVLMGRSNESGEFVAIKRMKRKFYSWEECMNLREVKSLKKLNHANVVKLKEVIRENDHLYFVFEYMKENLYQLMKDRKKLFPESAIRNISFQILQGLSFIHKHGFFHRDMKPENLLCMGPELVKIADFGLAREIRSKPPYTDYVSTRWYRAPEVLLRSSTYSSPIDLWAVGCIMAELYTLRPLFPGNSEVDEIFKICQVLGTVKKTDWPEGYQLASAMNFRFPQCVPTHLKTLIPNASNEAIALMRDLLQWDPKKRPTAVQALRYPYFQVGQILGPRPQSQEVKKVQTRPQAQKQSSEPKIDPQQSSSESKASTSSSRNQQQQHQHQHQHQPLQQIPLPQTESKPGGHSHAKATSLGGENTVGGGGGGMGALKSGRRRWGQTVAKTTDSWEESDPSETAASNSKKPSLGNAEEERSPKEHRPQPKEQKPLYSFSTVTKLPNNVKIGQMDSNLPGSAARQHYLSQSRYLPGLISKNPTSSGDKEMSGMTLRDLWENSSNTVNKPLAPIGGGLSVTRANAGNFVSTKYNLSSAYMPSFQKKEVGSVGQRIQLAPLAGQHTTNLSSPDNKKDKSKSAKAKSVSSSSLSEANEDYEGWKRRADRTQMKGSSYSALGKTSGNLLTRPPAAQPVHGRVDWTSKYSGNR; this is encoded by the exons ATGATGAATCGTTACACCACCCTGAAGCAGCTGGGTGATGGCACCTATGGCAGTGTGCTTATGGGGAGAAGCAACGAATCTGGAGAGTTTGTGGCTATAAAGAG AATGAAGAGGAAGTTTTATTCATGGGAAGAATGTATGAACCTAAGAGAGGTGAAG TCACTGAAGAAGCTGAACCATGCGAATGTGGTGAAGCTGAAGGAAGTAATCAGGGAGAACGATCACCTCTACTTTGTCTTTGAGTATATGAAGGAGAACCTCTACCAACTTATGAAGGACAG AAAAAAGTTGTTCCCTGAATCAGCTATACGAAACATAAGCTTTCAGATTTTACAAGGCCTATCATTTATTCACAAACATG GTTTCTTTCATCGAGACATGAAGCCAGAGAATCTCCTGTGCATGGGCCCAGAACTGGTCAAAATAGCAGATTTTGGACTGGCCAGAGAGATCCGCTCCAAACCTCCCTACACGGACTACGTATCAACTAGATG GTACCGAGCTCCAGAGGTCCTGCTCAGGTCGTCTACCTACAGCTCTCCTATTGACTTGTGGGCCGTGGGCTGCATCATGGCAGAACTTTACACTCTCAGACCTCTTTTCCCTGGGAACAGTGAGGTGGACGAGATCTTTAAGATCTGTCAAGTCCTGGGCACTGTCAAAAAG ACGGATTGGCCAGAGGGTTACCAACTGGCTTCTGCCATGAACTTCCGCTTCCCCCAGTGTGTGCCGACCCATCTGAAGACCCTCATCCCTAATGCCAGCAACGAAGCAATCGCCCTGATGAGGGACCTGCTGCAGTGGGACCCGAAGAAAAGACCGACTGCTGTACAG GCCCTACGTTACCCGTACTTCCAGGTAGGCCAGATCTTAGGGCCTCGACCTCAGAGCCAGGAGGTGAAGAAGGTCCAGACCAGGCCTCAGGCCCAGAAGCAGTCCTCAGAGCCCAAAATTGATCCCCAGCAGTCTTCCTCTGAGTCCAAAgcctccacatcctcctccagaaaccagcagcagcagcatcagcatcagcatcagcatcagcctCTTCAGCAGATCCCCCTTCCTCAAACTGAGAGTAAACCAGGAGGCCACAGCCATGCA AAGGCAACATCGCTAGGTGGTGAGAACacagttggtggtggtggtggtgggatgGGGGCACTGAAGAGTGGCCGTCGTCGCTGGGGCCAGACGGTGGCCAAGACCACAGACAGCTGGGAGGAATCTGACCCTTCAGAAACCGCCGCATCCAACTCCAAGAAACCCAGCCTGGGGaacgcagaggaggagaggagcccgAAGGAGCACCGCCCACA GCCCAAGGAGCAGAAACCCCTGTACTCCTTCAGCACAGTTACCAAGTTACCCAACAATGTTAAAATTGGCCAAATGGACTCCAATCTCCCAGGATCTGCTGCACGGCAACACTATCTGAGCCAATCACGATACTTACCAG GGCTGATCAGCAAGAATCCAACTTCTTCTGGAGATAAAGAGATGAGTGGTATGACGCTGCGCGACCTGTGGGAGAACTCCTCCAATACTGTAAACAAACCACTAGCTCCTATTGGAGGCGGATTATCTGTCACCAGAGCCAACGCAG GGAACTTTGTAAGCACCAAATACAACCTCTCCAGCGCTTACATGCCCTCATTCCAAAAGAAAGAGGTGGGCTCGGTGGGACAGAGAATCCAGCTCGCTCCTCTGGCTGGCCAGCACACAA CTAATCTTTCTTCTCCtgataataaaaaagacaaatcaaaatCTGCAAAGGCCAAGTCCGTATCCAGCTCATCTTTGAGTGAAGCTAATGAAG ATTACGAGGGCTGGAAGAGGAGGGCAGACAGGACTCAGATGAAGGGGAGCAGCTACTCAGCCCTGGGGAAAACCTCTGGGAATCTCCTGACCAGACCTCCTGCCGCACAGCCAGTCCACGGCAGGGTGGACTGGACATCCAAATATAGTGGAAATCGGTAG